tctaaacttGACTTGAGGTCCGGGTACCACCAAATCAGAGTAGTTAAAGCGGATGTTCCTAAGACAGCCTTTAGGACCCATTCTGGCCACTACGAATTTTTGGTGATGCCCTTTGGGCTCACCAATGCCTCTTCGACCTTCCAGAGCCTTATGAACACCATTTTTAAGCCCTTCTTGTGGAAGTTCATGTTAAGGATATAATGGTCAACACACAAACCCTAGCAGCcgccacacaaatcctagatcAATCAGCCGTGAATCAAGGCAATCCTCTCCAACAATCACACACTCGGATACTCTCTCCATATAAAACCTACAGCTAGCATTATTCTCTTGCAACTTTCCTATTGTACCTCAACGGCTATATTACCATATCTACCTTCCTAGAATAGAATGATTCTTACCTTATGTAAATGACAGTGTACACGACACACATATACTTGTAAATCCTTATAAATATAGATCAATACTAAACCCTAAGCATTAAGTGCTTAAGGCTCTTTTCCTAGTTTTATATTaagtttacatggtatcagagcctaccaACAGCCAACGCTCATCCATGGCCACTCCTACCGCCGCCGCTCCTCCTACCTCAGATCTCATGCCCAATGTCACCCAACTTGGAAGCATCAAATTAGAAGGTCCTAATTATCTCGGATGGGTTGCTCAATTTCAACCAATCTTGTGTGGTTATGAACTCCAAGGTCTACTGGATGGATCAGATCCATGCCCCCCGAAACTCATTACCAATACAGATGGTAATGGTGAAATTCCGAATCCAGCCTATGTTTCAAGGCTGCGAAGAGATCAGCAACTGCTGAATCTTATTATCTGCTCTCTTGCTCCTCCATTGGTACCTTCGATGTACGGTTTAAAAACATCGCAGCTTGCCTGGAGCAGTTTGGCAACACGGTTTGCAGCACAATCAAAGTCCAGAATTTCCCATCTCAAGCGCCAGTTACAACGCTTGCAGCAGGGGAACAAAACTTGCACTGAATACCTCAGCCAAGCCAAAACTTGGTCTGACGAACTTTCAGCAGTGGGAAAACCCGTTGAAGATGATGATCTCATCTCCTATGTTATCAATGGTATTAATCCTATCTACAACTCTTTTGTTACTGCCTTTACTTTACGTGATCGTGAAACCACCTTTCATGACTTCCAATCTGAATTGTTAAGCCATGAAATTCTCCTTCAAAATCAGCAGCAAACTCTTAACCCTGAAGCAGGATCCTTTGCCCTTCATGTCAATCGCTTTCGACCACCCCAGCAACCCAACAATTTTCATAGTCCTCCTCCCAACTTTCGTCCCAGCCCCAACAACTTCAGGAAACCAAAACCCTTCCCCCGTCCCCCTGGTCAATTCCGCCAGTCAACCCCTCCTAATCACTACTCCCCAAGACATCCAACTCCACCCTTACCCAATACCTCTTTTGGCAATCACCCCACCAATGGTGCTACTCAGCCCCCGCGTCAGTACTCTCCTTGCCAAATCTGTGGCAAAACCAGCCACCGTGCCCTAGACTGTTATCATCGCATGGACTACGCCTACCAAGGCCGTCACCCACCAATGCAACTTGCTGCCATGACTGCTCAGACTAATGAAGAGTTCACTAATCAAGAATGGCTTGCCGACTCCGGTGCCAACACACATATCACAGCCGACTCATCTCTCCTCACAGAATCACAACCGTTTGATGGCTCCGAAACTGTTGGCGTCGGTAATGGCACAGGTTTGCTTATTCACAACACCGGTTCTTCTATTGTTCAATCCCCTAATTCTGCATCCTCTAAACTTCTTCTCTCACAAATTTTACATTGCCCGGCTGCTTCTGCCAATTTACTTTCTATTAACAAATTCTGTAAAGACAACAAATGCTGGTTTGCTCTAACTGATATTGATTTTACTGTGAAGGACAATTTGACAGGGAAAATTCTGCTCCACGGACCCAGTGAAAATGGGTTGTACCCCATCCGGTTGCACCCTCACTCCTTGAATAAAGCATCCGGGTTCACTGCCCTCCTTGGTGTCAAAACCACTGACATGGTTTGGCATCAACGATTGGGAcacccctctctctctattttacAGCATCTGTTTCGTCATCAGCATCTTCCTCTTCTCGGTTCAGTCAATCAGTCCACTGTGTGTGAATGTTGTCAACTTGGCAAGTCTAAACAACTTCCGTTTTCAGAGTCCATTAGAAGTTCTTCGAGTCCTTTAGAAGTAATCCACTCCGATGTATGGACCTCTCCGGTTCCATCACTGAGTGGATgcaaattttatgttttgtttattgATGAATACAGCCGGTTTACTTGGTTGTATCCTATTATGAataaaagtgaagtttttcagtgctttattaaatttaaattacttgTTGAAAATCTATTCTCCACTactattaaatattttcaaactgATAATGGTGGAGAATATATCTCCACCACCTTCAAACAATTCTTGGACCAAAATGGCATTTTTCACCGACTCACATGTCCACACACCTCTCAGCAAAATGGTATTGCTGAGAGAAAACATAGACACATAGTTGAAACCGGCTTGACCCTCCTTGCTCAATCCGGTTTACCCTCTAAATACTGGGTAGACTCCTTCCTTACCTCAATTTTTCTTATCAATCGTCTGCCCTCACCAGTCACAAACAACACTTCCCCTTTCTTCAAACTATTTAATAAAGAACCTGACTACACACTGCTCCGTGCCTTTGGTTGCCTCTGTTATCCCCTGCTTCGTCCCTATGCTGCTCATAAACTATCCTTCAGAAGCAAGCCCTGCATATTTATCGGCTATGGTGCCAACCAACGTGGCTACCGGTGTCTCGACCCTCACTCTCATAAAATATACCTTTCCCGCAATGTTGTCTTCGATGAGACCAAATTTCCAGCCAAaacaccatctctctctcacgggtCCTGTAAAATCACTACAGCCCCCAATACTCCCGTCTTCTTCCAACCTGCTGCTCTTTTCCCCCCACCCTCTTCCCCTATTCCGTCTTCTCTTTCTACTGCTCTCCCTTCACCTACATCTTCACCTCCTGATCCTACACACTACACTTCCACTCCCCTGTCTCCCTCCGCATCTCCATCCCCAGCATCCCCTACATCTCTATCTCTACCATCATTCCCCACCCCAGCACCTCTCCCCTCCTCCCCCACCCCCACTCCCGCACCTCTCCCCTCCCCTAtcttccctcctcctctccctaCCCACCTAGTAGCCCCTAGCAACCGTCCTATCACCCGATCCCAAACCGGATCCTCCAAACCTCGAACTTATCCTAACTTCACCACATTTCATGCTACCAAACATCCTCTACTCACCTATACCTCTGTCGTCCTTCCACCCGAACCTTCAACATACCGTCAAGCTGCATCCCAACCTGAATGGGTTGCTGCTATGACTGCTGAATTCCAAGCACTCCTCTCTAACAACACTTGGTCTCTTTGTCCCCGCCCTTCCCACCAACATGTTGTCCGCAACAAATGGGTCTACAAGCTCAAACAGAAACAAGATGGCAGCATTGACCGTTACAAAGCTCGTCTCGTCGCCAAAGGATTTGATCAACTTTCTGGAATTGACTACCATGACACCTTTAGCCCAGTCATAAAATCTCCCACCATTCGGTTACTCATTGCCTTAGCCGTTCAGTTTGATTGGAACATCACACAACTGGATGTCTCCAATGCTTTCCTTCACGGCTACCTTGATGAAGATGTCTTTATGGAACAGCCTCAAGGGTTCCAAAACCCTCAGTTCCCTACTTATGTGTGCAAGCTGCATAAAGCTCTCTATGGGCTCAAACAAGCTCCCCGGGCTTGGTTCACCCGGCTCTCTACTTCTCTCTTAGAAATTGGATTTTCTACTTCTCATGCTGATCcttctctttttacttttcacACTAACGGCTCTCACATCTTTCTCTTAGTGTATGTCGATGATATTATTATCACAGGTAACAATAACGCCTCCATGCAATCGGTTATAGGCAAACTCCAACTTGACTTTGCCATGAAGGACCTTGGCTCTCTTTCCTACTTCCTTGGCATTCAAACCACCCGGGACTCTACTGGCATACACCTCCGGCAATCCAAATACATTCAGGACCTTCTCCACCGTGCTGGCATGATTGACTCCAAGCCATACCGCAGCCCCTGCCTCTCTGGTTCCAAGATGTCCAAGAATGATGGTGAACCCCTTCCCAACCCTTCTGATTATCGACAACTCGTTGGGGCCCTCCAATATGCTACTCTCACGCGCCCGGACATTGCCTATTCAGTGAATCAACTCTGCCAGCACATGCAAGCTCCCACCTCCGTGCACTGGACAGCAGCTAAAAGAGTTCTTCGTTACCTCAAAGGCACCCTCGATTTTGGCCTCCTTTATACCAAAGGCTCCTTCACCCTCCACGGCTTCTGTGACTCCGATTGGGCTGGCAACCCTGACGATCGCCGCTCCACCACTGGCTATGGCATCTTCTTTGGTTCCAACCTCATCTCCTGGTCCGCTAAGAAACAAACTGTCGTCTCCAGATCCAGCACCGAAGCCGAGTACCGTGCCATGGCTATCACTACTGCTGACCTTTATTGGCTCCGCATGCTCTTCAAAGAACTACAGCTTCCCTTGCCATCTCCTCCCACAATTTGGTGTGATAACTCCGGCGCCCTTGCCATTGCCTCCAATCCGGTCTCTCATGCCCGCACCAAGCACATTGAAGTTGATGTCCACTTTATCCGGGACAAGGTTCTCAACAAAGACATTCAGCTCCGCTACCTCTCCACCATTGACCAGCTTGCcgacatcttcaccaaaggcCTCCCGGCCGATCGCTTCTGCTTCTTGCGTGACAAACTTCCGGTCGTCCCTCCCCTCAGTTTGCGGGGGGGTGTTAAGGATATAATGGTCAACACACAAACCCTAGCAGCcgccacacaaatcctagatcAATCAGCCGTGAATCAAGGCAATCCTCTCCAACAATCACACACTCGGATACTCTCTCCATATAAAACCTACAGCTAGCATTATTCTCTTGCAACTTTCCTATTGTACCTCAACGGCTATATTACCATATCTACCTTCCTAGAATAGAATGATTCTTACCTTATGTAAATGACAGTGTACACGACACACATATACTTGTAAATCCTTATAAATATAGATCAATACTAAACCCTAAGCATTAAGTGCTTAAGGCTCTTTTCCTAGTTTTATATTAAGTTTACAGTTCATCTTGGTCTTTTTTTATGACATCCTTATCTACAGCCCCAATATGGAACAACACTTACTGCACCTCACCCAAACCTTGGATCTCTTAAGACAGCACCACTTATTTGCCAAGATGACTAAGTGCTGGTTCGGGTGTTTAGAAGTGGAGTATTTGGGTCATGTGGTTTCTGCTTAAGGAGTATGTGCTGACTCGGGAAAGATTAAAGCCATGGTGGATTGGCCTCACCTTAAAACCATCAAGGCCTCGAGGGGTTTTCTAGGGTTGACAGGGTACTATCGGAAATTCATTAAGGGGTACGGTTCCATAGCCGCCCCACTGACGGCCATGCTAAAGAAGAACTCCTCTACTAGGACGGAACAGGCTCAGGAAGCATTCCAAACTCTGAAGGTTGTCGTTACTCAGGCACCGGTCCTAGCACCCCCAAACATTGCTCAGCCCTTTCTCATAGAGTGCGATGCAAGTGGTGTAGGCATTGGGGCAGTCCTTATGCAAGGTGGCCGGCCAATTGCCTTTCTCAGTAAGGCACTCAAGGGCAAGGCTTTACACATGTCCACGTACGAGAAGGAACTATTTGCCCTAGTCACCGCCATCCAAAAGTGGAGGCCCTACTTGTTGGGACAGTCCTTTGTAGTTCAAACTGACCAACAAAGTCTAAAATTTCTGCTGGAACAGAAGGTGGGAACcccattccaaaaaaaaatggataacaAAATTACTCGGGTACGATTTTGTGGTGGAGTACAAAAAAGGAGCTGCAAACAGGGTGGCTGATGCCCTGTCACGAAAGGAAGGTTGGGAGGAAGAGCTTTCACTCTCCCTTCTCTCTATACCTACTGCTACGTGGGTGGAAGATCTCAAACAGCAATATGTGGAAGATGAAGAGCTCCACCAACTGCTGGAAAAGTGGCGGAACAATGAATTGGATACCCGCAGGTATTCTTTCCGAGATGGGCTGTTACTCTACCAGCACACGATCTTACTTGGGAAATCACCCCTAATCAAGAACCAGGTGTTACTCTATGTCCACAGTGACCCTACTGCAGGGCACTCCGGGTATGATAGGACTTTGCAAAGGGCCAAGCGAGATTTCTATTAGAAAGGAATACGAAAGGAGatcaaaaaatttataagagAGTGTGATGTGTGTCAACAAAACAAGTATGAAAATATCTTGCCTCCGGGGTTACTACAGCCCCTTCCTATCCCAACTCGGGTGTGGACGGACATCACAATGGACTTTGTGGAAGGGCTTCCTCTCTCCCAAGGTCACTCTGTAATTCTGGTTGTGGTGGACCGCTATCCAAAGGCAGTCACTTCATCTCTCTTTCCCACCCTTACACAGCGACCAAGGTGGCGCAATTATTCATCCAAAACATTTTCAAGCTGCATGGCATGCCCCAATCGATCATTTCTGATCAAGATCTTGCTTCACCAGCGCCTTTTGGCGAGAGTTGTTTCGCCTACAGGGTACCACCCTCAAGTTCAGTACAAGCTACCATTTGCAGACAGATGGGCAGTCCGAGATCGTGAACAAATGCCTAGAAACCTACCTCCGCTGTTTTGTACAGGACAACCCTAAAACTTGGACCCAATGGCTACCCTGGGCCGAGTATTGCTACAACACCTCTTGGCACTCCTCGATCAAAATGACTCCCTATGAGGCCATTTATGGCGTACCCCCGCCTAGACTCCTGAGCTATATTCCCGGTACTACCCTAGTGGAGGCGGTAGATGAAGTGCTCTGGAATCGGGAGCAAATCCTCACCCTCCTCCGAGAGAATATAAAACATGCACAGCAAAGGATGAAACGATACACAGATCTACGGAGGACTGAAAGGGAATTGGATATAGGGCAGATGGTTTACCTGCGGCTACAGCTGTACCGGCAATCAACAGTGGCGTACCGCCGTGCCCTAAAGCTCTCCCCCCGCTTCTATGGCCCCTTCCGTGTCGTCCACAAGATCGGAAAGGTCGCCTATGAGCTGGATTTGCCGCCGGAGGTGCGGATCCACCGTGTTCCATGTCTCACAGTTGAAGCCGAAACTGGGATCCTTGTCCTCCGCTTTGCCCAAATTGCCACCTGTGGATTCCAATGGCGTCCTCTGCCTGGACCCAGTTGAGATCCTCGATCGCCGCTCTCGACCGAAAAACAATCGGCCCCTCATCGAACTATTGGTCTGTTGGGATGGCCAGAGTGCCGATGACGCGACTTGGGAGGAGTTCCACACCCTCCGGGACgcctacccacaccttgtgggcaaggtgttttgaaTCGGGGGAGTATTGTCACAGCCTTCCCAGGGAGTAAGGGTAAAGGCTGAATCTTGAAGAAGAGAAGTCAAGTAGAGAGAAGGAGTTGAGTTGAAGCTGAAGTGATAAGGACAGGTGGACCGCATCTCTCACCGCAGGAACTCAGAAATGCTGCCACCTGTCCTTATCACTTCAGCTTCAACTCAACTCCTTCTCTCTACTTGACTTCTCTTCTTCAAGATTCAGCCTTTACCCTTACTTCCTacgaaatttttgtcctttagagagaggggggagaaaagaaaagaaaacctatCATGTCTGATCTCAGAACCTAACCTGCATTCTTTTTCACATCTGTTTGTCCTTACGTGGACTTTATCTTTGGGCAACTCTGCTGGTCTAGTTTTAGTATTCATTTCAAATTACCGCACTACAATTCCATATGTTCTCGAGATCCTTTGTCCTTTAATCGTGATACCTCAAACTTATCACATTACCTTGTGATTCACACATCTCATCATCATTGGTGGTATATagcttatgttttatttatttctaatgaTTGCTGTAAACGGTGACATCCAGAAGTACATATGGGTGAAGCACATATGCATGAGATGACTGCGCTCATGTCTGCATAAATGATATTCTCATATTCAATACCTCATTTTCACGTCAAATGGTAATTACTTAAGTTCTTGAAAAGTCATTGATCTGTTCTTTTGTTGCCCCTTCTATGCTTTAAGTTTAGTAGCCCCTTTAAAACACCAATTTATGTCTTGGTTAAATTGAAATGTTTTATCTTGGTTGGCCCCTTCACTTGATGTAATCTGTATAATCTATATACCTATGTTTAAATGATACATTTTGTGCAGTGATCATGGTGGCACTGGGTCTCTGTTTTCTGGTGATGAGAGTTGTGATGAACCACCTTGGGGAACTTATGACACTAATGATGATGTTGACTCAGTGTGGGGCTTTAATGCAACCAGTACTTCCAAGGTATGCAAATTCTACACCATATTTATTGAATACTCTATTTAACACACAACTTGTCATGCAAGGACATGGGGATGTATACAGAAGCTCCCACCATATATTCCTTAAAAAAGTTATAGCTTGATGTacttttgcattattttttcctttactcTTGATAGGCAGCAACTCAACTGGTAGTACAAAAAGTTTTTATTCTACAGCCTTGTCAATAGAAGCTGTTGAACTTTATGTTTTGGTCATTAGTATGCTGGGTTGTTAGTCAATATGCTGATTTAAAACTGCCATGTCTAACATAGATCATTAATTGCGTAGGAAACCGATCAAGAAAGAAATGGAGATAACTTTTTCTTTGGATCTGAGGACTTTGGTCTGAACCCTATCAGAACGGGAGCTCCAAACTTTGGTCTAGACCCTGCATTTAGTTTCGATGATTCCGTTCCTAGCACGCCACTCTTCAGTTCAAACAATTCCCCGCCTAAGTACGACGCACCAGGGCCCTCTTTCGACAACTTTTTATAACAGCTAGACAGAGTTAACTACCAAAACATTATTATACACACACAAAGTTAAATATGATCAATTGGCATAAAGAACCAAGTTTAGCACACTTGAGCTCATTGGCTTGTAAAACCAGCTTTTCAGCTACAAAACTCGCGTCTGGCAGATTACTAACTGGTAATATGGAAAAGATCATGTTCCAATAATTAAACCACATCTTAGAGGTTTATAGACACATATATGCACCCACTACAAACAATTACACCATTGCAACAAAgagaaaatacaacaaaaacttCCTTATACAGAAggtacaaaaactaacagctaACGACAAGATCTGTAAGACCCACTTTTGAAGCCTGTCGAGGATGAACAGTAACAGCTTTTTATCCGGTTAAGGCGTTGAGGGTCCCGAATCCAACTGACCCCCTGCACACAATCAGACACATAATcaccaaattaaaacaaaaagagctccttttttccttttctaagcAAATGGGTGTCAGATTATTAGCAAACCTAGGTGGGTATTTGTGGGGTTTGCACCAGAGATCGACTTGTCGCCCTGCAAAAAATAGAATCATAACCAGTGACGAAAACAGTAAGCAAACATATTTATTTTCCATAGTGGGCAATGAAGGAGAACTCAAAGAAGCTGCGAAAAGGCAAAGTAGGCTGCAATTCAAAGCATCAAAAAAGGGAAAATACAGTTACAAACTGTGAAAAACAATTATTAGAtaaggaaaagacaaatttacacttttttatATCAGATTTGACAGTCATATCATTATTAGGGTCGAGTAAATAAAGACACAGATTAAATTCCCCAAAAAACCACCCAATAAGAAttatagaaatacataaaattCAATTCCATAGATTTGCCAAGTCAAACGCTTTTCACTGAAATTATAGAAGCCAAAGAAAGAGCTAAGTCCAAATGGGTGCGAAACTCAAGGAGTTTTCAAATTACGTCAACGTATTATTCCGCcgaaaaaatttaattatccaaatcaaacaaaaaaaaaacccctaattTGGCGGTTTCAACCGCGAAAATCGTTTTCTCATACAAAATCATCGAGAAATTCGATACCTTTGCACAGTCCCCAAGCCCAGATCCATTCTGTTATGATCCTAAATAATTGGAAATAATAATATAGCACTTCGAGGGGCTAATCCTCCACACACATAAGTACACGGCTATATGATTAGACTCCAAATCGTCCTCTTCTCATTAATGTCCAGGTTTGTTAAATACAAGAAATAACATTACTGAAGGAATAACATAACTGCTACAGAAAGCGGGTTGCTCCCCACTAACACACAACTGCCTAACTTCTACTAACTGAAACATAACCTGACCCACTACTCTACTGGGCTACAACAGCCCAGTTTCATGTTCTAGGAACATGCAGAGTAGGAATAGGGAACTGCAAATTACAATATAAATGTAAAAGACACTAACAACCTTATAAACACCCTTGATTACAATAATGCCCCTGACCCAGCTGGTATGCACTCCCATCTGCCTGCTGCGTAGTAGAAGACGTGACATTCATCTAGCTTCTTGATCCCTGGTATCAAGCAAGTTGTCCGAATGCAGACCACTCCATCCTCGACTAAGACCATTAGGGAAATTAGGGCAGAGGCACATAACACAACCTTCTCCATTAAAGGGCCTTGCCCACAAGGTCCGGAAATCGCTCCTGAAAATTCTCCAAATCCTTCCAAATGGCGTCTTCTTCTAGCATTCCTGCCCACTGGATGAGCACCTCCGTTCCTGCACGATTGCCCTTCCGCATCAATCTTCTGGTAAATATCTTTTCTAGTTCAGGAGCTAGGGTTCCGTCGGGGGTTAATATTGGTAGTGCAGTAAGTGGGGTTATGCGGGTTCCAAGATGTTTCTTGAGGAGAGAAACGTGGAACACCGGATAGATTTTAGAAGTTTGGGGTAGATTGAGCTTGTAAGCGGCTTGCCCGATTCGATGAGTGATCTGGAAAGGACCGTAGTACCTAGGAGACAGCTTGAGGTTTCTTCGTAGTGACACCAATAATTGCCTATAGGGGCGAAGACGGAGATAGACCCAATCTCCGATCGCAAATTCCCGATGGGTTCGGTGCCTGTCAGCATACATCTTCATCCGTGACTGGGCTTCCTCCAAATTTTCCCTAATTAAAGAGAGGATAAACTCTCTACTTTTGAGGCTTTCTTCCACTGCTTGGACACTGGTGGTGCCAGGCTCGTATGGTAGGAGACGAGGGGGTGGGTACCCGTAGACTGCCTCAAAGGGGGTAAGCTTTGTAGAATTATGCTCGGCAAAATTGTAAGCCCACTCTGCCAGGGAAAGCCACTTTAGCCAGTCTTTAGGGCGATCATCGGTAAAACTCTGTAgatacccctctaaacccttaTTCGTAATTTTCGTTTGCCCATCAGTTTGGGGGTGGTAAGCTGAGCTCAATAGGAGTTCAGTGCCACTCAAGCGGAAAAGCTCCTTCCAAAAATTGTTGGTGAAGACCCGGTCCCTGTCGCTGACTATGGACTTGGGTAAGCCATGAAGCTTGAAAATATGGTCCAGAAATAGTTAAGCTACAGAACTTGCTGTGTAAGGGTGAGAGAGAGGAATAAAGTGTGTGTACTTGCTTAGCCGATCGATTACCACCATGATCACATTCCTCCCCGTTGAATTTGGCAGCCCTTCAATAAAGTCTATACTAACCTCAGTCCACATCTGGGATGGAATTGGAAGGGTTGTAA
The sequence above is drawn from the Alnus glutinosa chromosome 11, dhAlnGlut1.1, whole genome shotgun sequence genome and encodes:
- the LOC133882379 gene encoding uncharacterized protein LOC133882379; its protein translation is MDEQAVENGSAYNKGEDDLAKSAPSSPAMRSAIESPREFPDSNLFMALGADASPRDKDYQSDHGGTGSLFSGDESCDEPPWGTYDTNDDVDSVWGFNATSTSKETDQERNGDNFFFGSEDFGLNPIRTGAPNFGLDPAFSFDDSVPSTPLFSSNNSPPKYDAPGPSFDNFL